In Lacibacter sp. H375, one DNA window encodes the following:
- the hemA gene encoding glutamyl-tRNA reductase: protein MHRTGAKDISKFFIAGINYRKTDALIRGQFAVNPEQYNAILQLAPDFAVHEFFLISTCNRTEIYGFADEADQLIRLLCTQTDGTVEQFRQLSYIKQGQEAINHLFTVGGGLDSQILGDYEIVGQIKQAAKLAKQHDRIDAFTERLVNCMLQSSKAIKNNTALSDGTVSVSFAAVQYIRKHVKAIKNKKILLLGTGKFGRNTCKNLVDYLGTKNITLINRTEEKATTLAHELGLSSAPLNELADHIKLADVILVATNATEPTILKSHLEGLNHKLIIDLSIPHNVEQSAKELHHITLVNVDELSKLKDETLAMREAEVPKAKAIISEHIAEFIDWYQMRKHVPVLKAVKTKLKEIHTSPLYITLQPHHTACTTTDEKIQRVINGMASKMKEQNQRGCYYIEAINEFIATGTD from the coding sequence ATGCACAGAACAGGCGCAAAAGACATATCAAAATTTTTTATTGCGGGTATCAACTATCGCAAAACAGATGCATTGATCAGGGGGCAGTTCGCCGTAAATCCGGAACAATACAATGCTATCCTGCAACTCGCACCTGATTTTGCTGTGCATGAATTCTTTTTGATCTCTACCTGTAACCGTACAGAGATCTATGGTTTTGCTGACGAGGCTGATCAACTCATTCGCCTGCTTTGCACACAAACCGATGGAACGGTTGAACAATTCAGACAACTTTCTTACATCAAACAAGGACAGGAAGCAATCAATCATCTTTTTACTGTAGGTGGTGGATTGGATTCTCAGATATTAGGCGATTACGAAATTGTTGGCCAGATCAAACAAGCTGCAAAGCTGGCTAAACAACACGATCGTATTGATGCATTTACTGAGCGTTTGGTGAACTGCATGTTGCAATCATCAAAAGCCATTAAGAATAATACAGCCTTAAGCGATGGTACTGTTTCTGTTTCTTTTGCAGCAGTGCAATACATCCGTAAGCACGTTAAAGCGATCAAGAATAAAAAAATATTATTGCTCGGTACCGGTAAGTTTGGACGCAACACCTGCAAAAACTTAGTGGATTATCTCGGTACAAAAAATATTACGCTTATCAACCGTACGGAAGAGAAAGCAACAACTTTGGCGCACGAGCTTGGTTTATCATCTGCACCTTTAAATGAATTGGCTGACCATATTAAGCTGGCTGATGTTATTCTTGTAGCAACAAATGCTACAGAACCAACAATTTTAAAATCGCATCTTGAAGGATTGAATCATAAACTTATTATTGATCTTTCTATTCCGCATAACGTTGAGCAATCAGCAAAAGAATTGCACCATATTACGCTTGTAAATGTGGATGAATTATCGAAGCTGAAAGACGAGACACTGGCCATGCGTGAAGCAGAAGTGCCTAAAGCAAAAGCCATCATTTCAGAACATATTGCAGAATTTATCGACTGGTATCAGATGCGCAAACATGTGCCTGTATTAAAAGCGGTAAAAACAAAGCTGAAAGAAATACATACTTCCCCATTATACATAACTTTGCAACCGCATCATACAGCCTGCACCACGACCGATGAAAAAATTCAACGGGTGATCAATGGCATGGCGTCAAAAATGAAGGAGCAAAACCAGCGTGGCTGTTATTATATTGAAGCCATCAATGAGTTTATTGCTACGGGCACAGACTAA
- the hemC gene encoding hydroxymethylbilane synthase: MSLLLRAQTKMGQIIRIGTRESQLAVWQATQVKELLAQHGFTAELVYIKSEGDIDLKTPLYEMGVQGIFTRSLDLALLNNTIDIAVHSMKDVPTHLPKGIIQAAVLPRGPVKDLLVWKGEWSMLNGEWTIPGKAELQIATSSIRRKAQWLNKFPSSQIHNLRGNVNTRLRKLKEEDWDGAIFAAAGLERINLRPENSIELDWMLPAPAQGAIMVVCREEDSYALDACVHFNDADTDFCTKIERDFLRALMGGCSTPISAYAEMKDDEVHFKGNILSLNGKQKAEFEITMPVWEATDMGSYAAEQILNHGGQVIADSIQHAGK, encoded by the coding sequence ATGAGTTTATTGCTACGGGCACAGACTAAAATGGGACAAATCATCCGCATTGGAACAAGAGAAAGTCAATTAGCAGTATGGCAGGCAACACAGGTAAAAGAATTGCTTGCCCAACATGGTTTTACTGCCGAATTAGTTTACATCAAAAGTGAAGGCGATATCGATTTAAAAACTCCCTTATATGAAATGGGTGTGCAGGGCATTTTCACAAGAAGCCTTGACCTTGCGTTACTCAACAACACAATTGATATTGCGGTACACTCCATGAAAGATGTGCCAACGCATTTACCAAAGGGAATCATACAAGCTGCGGTATTACCAAGAGGACCCGTGAAAGATCTGTTGGTGTGGAAAGGAGAATGGTCAATGCTGAATGGTGAATGGACCATACCAGGAAAAGCAGAACTACAAATAGCAACAAGCAGCATCAGAAGAAAAGCACAATGGCTTAATAAATTTCCATCATCACAAATTCATAACCTGCGTGGTAATGTAAATACACGTTTGCGCAAGTTGAAAGAAGAAGATTGGGATGGAGCCATTTTTGCCGCCGCAGGATTGGAACGCATCAATCTTCGTCCGGAAAATTCTATTGAACTCGATTGGATGTTACCTGCACCTGCACAAGGAGCCATCATGGTTGTTTGTCGTGAAGAAGATAGTTATGCGTTGGATGCATGCGTTCATTTTAATGATGCTGATACCGACTTCTGCACAAAGATCGAACGTGATTTCCTGCGTGCATTAATGGGCGGTTGTTCTACTCCCATCAGCGCTTATGCAGAAATGAAAGATGATGAAGTTCATTTTAAAGGAAATATTTTATCGCTCAATGGAAAACAAAAAGCTGAATTTGAAATTACCATGCCTGTTTGGGAAGCAACAGACATGGGTTCTTATGCAGCAGAACAAATTTTGAATCACGGTGGACAAGTCATCGCAGACAGTATTCAGCATGCAGGAAAGTAA
- a CDS encoding uroporphyrinogen-III synthase: MDKSSQTVFSMQESNIQILSTRPLSKSLVQEAKTIGISIDELSFIDTESILDIATQQEIEQAYLQSTTVVFTSMNAVDAVVAWQDGQLPDWVIYCMGNTTKQKLKENFGDHSVVGTANNAAELAELIAEESDADEVIFFCGEQRRDELPAILRSKGIEVQEIIVYETIHTPHKVSKDYHAILFYSPSAVSSFFSNNKVPAQTILFAIGNTTAKTIQQYCNNTIIIGKSPGKEELVRQAMEYFS; this comes from the coding sequence GTGGACAAGTCATCGCAGACAGTATTCAGCATGCAGGAAAGTAATATTCAAATATTATCTACACGGCCATTGAGTAAATCATTGGTACAAGAAGCGAAAACTATTGGTATTTCGATTGATGAATTGTCGTTTATTGACACAGAATCTATACTGGACATCGCCACGCAGCAGGAAATTGAACAGGCCTATCTGCAATCTACAACTGTTGTATTCACCAGTATGAATGCAGTTGATGCAGTTGTTGCCTGGCAGGATGGACAACTACCTGATTGGGTGATCTATTGTATGGGCAACACCACCAAACAAAAGCTGAAAGAAAATTTCGGCGATCATAGTGTAGTGGGTACGGCCAATAATGCTGCAGAACTTGCTGAGCTAATTGCAGAAGAAAGTGATGCAGATGAAGTGATCTTCTTTTGTGGTGAGCAACGCAGAGATGAATTGCCAGCTATTCTCCGCAGCAAAGGAATAGAAGTACAGGAGATCATTGTGTACGAAACAATTCACACACCACACAAGGTCAGCAAAGACTATCATGCTATTTTATTTTACAGTCCAAGTGCGGTGAGCAGTTTTTTCAGCAACAATAAAGTACCTGCGCAAACAATTTTGTTTGCCATTGGTAATACTACAGCAAAAACTATCCAACAATATTGTAATAATACCATCATCATCGGCAAATCACCCGGCAAAGAAGAACTGGTAAGGCAGGCGATGGAATATTTCTCTTGA
- the hemE gene encoding uroporphyrinogen decarboxylase: MLKNDLLLKALRGETVERPPVWMMRQAGRYLPDYIKLREKYDFFTRCQTPELATEITLQPVDQVGVDAAIIFSDILVIPQAMGVEVLMEEGKGPSLPKTIATQKDIDALITTGAEESLKYVYDALALTKRELNGRVPLIGFAGAPWTILCYMVEGKGSKTWDKAKQFAYTQPAMAHQLLQKITDITIVYLKNQVKAGADTVQVFDSWAGSLSPADFKLYAQPYLFQIAEALKDDAPVILFPKGTWHALKEISESAASGVGIDWCITPQMAREFTQNKITIQGNFDPAKLLAPIPEIKKAVKEMIDAFGTQRYIANLGHGITPNVPVDHARAFVDAVKEYK, from the coding sequence ATGCTTAAGAACGATTTATTATTAAAAGCACTCAGAGGAGAAACTGTAGAACGTCCTCCCGTATGGATGATGCGCCAGGCAGGAAGATATTTACCTGATTACATAAAGCTGCGGGAGAAATATGATTTCTTTACCCGTTGCCAAACACCGGAGCTTGCAACGGAGATTACCTTACAACCGGTTGACCAGGTTGGTGTGGATGCAGCAATTATCTTCAGTGATATTCTTGTAATACCACAAGCAATGGGTGTTGAAGTATTGATGGAAGAAGGTAAAGGACCATCATTGCCGAAAACAATTGCTACGCAAAAAGATATTGATGCATTGATCACCACTGGTGCAGAAGAAAGTTTGAAGTATGTGTATGATGCGTTGGCTTTAACCAAAAGAGAATTAAATGGGCGTGTACCCTTGATTGGTTTTGCAGGTGCACCGTGGACCATTCTTTGTTATATGGTGGAAGGAAAAGGAAGCAAGACTTGGGATAAAGCAAAACAGTTTGCATACACTCAACCTGCAATGGCACACCAACTTTTGCAAAAGATCACTGACATTACCATTGTCTATTTAAAGAACCAGGTGAAAGCAGGTGCAGATACTGTACAGGTATTTGATAGCTGGGCAGGTTCTTTATCACCAGCCGATTTTAAATTATATGCTCAGCCTTATTTATTCCAGATCGCAGAGGCATTGAAAGATGATGCGCCGGTGATCTTATTTCCGAAAGGAACCTGGCATGCGTTGAAAGAGATCAGTGAAAGTGCTGCAAGCGGTGTGGGTATCGATTGGTGCATTACACCACAAATGGCAAGAGAGTTTACACAGAATAAGATTACGATTCAAGGTAACTTTGATCCTGCAAAATTGCTGGCTCCAATTCCTGAGATCAAGAAGGCTGTGAAAGAAATGATTGATGCATTTGGCACACAACGATACATTGCTAATCTTGGTCACGGTATTACACCGAATGTACCTGTGGATCATGCAAGAGCATTTGTCGATGCAGTGAAAGAATACAAATAA
- the hemF gene encoding oxygen-dependent coproporphyrinogen oxidase, which produces MDVKETWISFIHDLQNRICTALEQSDGKATFVEDAWERPEGGGGKTRVIANGNVIEKGGVNTSIVFGDVTDAMRTQLKINGAKWFACGLSLVIHPINPFVPTVHCNYRMFELYNENDEVIDRWFGGGTDLTPYYLFEEDAKHFHQTYKNACDAFDVSFYPKFKKECDNYFVNWHRNAERRGIGGIFYDYQRATEQQDVTFWIEFAKKCGNAFIDAYIPIVEKRKHTTYTAENKHWQEIRRGRYVEFNLVHDRGTLFGLKTNGRIESILMSLPPTVRFEYNYQPAFGSEEYKLQEACLHPREWLNEISEEERIAWAKRSNSC; this is translated from the coding sequence ATGGACGTTAAAGAAACCTGGATATCATTCATTCACGATTTGCAGAACCGCATCTGCACTGCATTGGAGCAAAGCGATGGCAAAGCAACTTTTGTAGAAGATGCATGGGAACGCCCCGAAGGTGGTGGTGGCAAAACACGTGTGATCGCTAATGGAAATGTAATTGAGAAGGGTGGTGTCAATACATCTATCGTGTTTGGTGATGTTACTGATGCAATGAGAACACAACTCAAGATCAACGGAGCAAAATGGTTTGCCTGTGGTTTGAGTTTGGTGATTCATCCCATCAATCCATTTGTACCAACAGTACATTGTAATTACCGCATGTTCGAGTTGTATAATGAAAACGATGAAGTGATCGACAGGTGGTTTGGTGGTGGTACCGATCTGACTCCTTATTATTTATTTGAAGAAGACGCAAAGCATTTTCATCAGACCTACAAAAATGCATGCGATGCATTTGACGTGTCGTTCTATCCTAAGTTCAAAAAAGAATGTGATAACTATTTTGTGAACTGGCATCGCAATGCTGAACGCAGAGGTATTGGTGGTATCTTCTACGATTACCAAAGAGCAACTGAACAACAAGATGTAACTTTCTGGATCGAGTTTGCGAAGAAATGCGGCAATGCATTTATTGATGCGTACATTCCCATCGTTGAAAAAAGAAAGCACACAACGTATACAGCGGAAAATAAACACTGGCAGGAAATACGCAGAGGAAGATATGTTGAGTTTAACTTAGTACACGATCGTGGTACACTGTTCGGTTTAAAAACCAACGGACGTATTGAAAGTATTTTGATGAGCTTACCTCCTACTGTCCGGTTTGAATATAATTATCAACCTGCGTTTGGTAGTGAAGAATATAAATTGCAGGAAGCTTGTCTGCATCCGAGAGAATGGCTGAATGAAATAAGTGAAGAAGAAAGAATTGCGTGGGCAAAGCGATCGAATTCATGTTAA
- the hemB gene encoding porphobilinogen synthase yields MYLQRRNRITRQSSAIRSMVSETILTPNDFIVPLFIDEGENVRTEIASMPGYYRNSLDVTVKEVKDLWSMGLKSVLLFVKSKDELKDNTGKEAWNKDGLMQRSIKAIKDAVPEIYVMTDVALDPYSSYGHDGIVKDGQIVNDETVEALVKMSISHAEAGADMVAPSDMMDGRIGAIRKGLEENNFINTGIMSYSAKYASCFYGPFRDALDSAPGFGDKKTYQMDYSNRIEAIKETLMDVEEGADIVMVKPALSYLDIIREVKNAVDVPVSAYNISGEYAMIKAAAEKGWINEDKAIMEVLTSIKRAGADLIATYFAKDFIRITGQ; encoded by the coding sequence ATGTATTTACAAAGAAGAAACAGAATCACCCGTCAATCATCTGCTATCAGAAGCATGGTGAGTGAAACGATTCTTACACCAAACGACTTTATCGTTCCGCTTTTCATTGACGAAGGCGAGAATGTAAGAACAGAGATCGCTTCTATGCCCGGCTACTACCGCAACAGTTTAGATGTAACGGTGAAGGAAGTGAAAGATCTATGGAGTATGGGTTTAAAAAGTGTATTGCTCTTTGTAAAATCAAAAGACGAATTAAAAGATAACACCGGTAAAGAAGCATGGAACAAAGATGGACTGATGCAACGCAGCATCAAAGCCATTAAAGATGCTGTACCGGAAATATATGTAATGACAGATGTCGCATTAGATCCTTATTCTTCTTATGGACATGACGGTATTGTGAAAGATGGACAGATCGTAAATGACGAAACTGTTGAAGCCTTGGTGAAGATGAGTATCAGTCATGCAGAAGCAGGTGCTGATATGGTTGCACCAAGTGATATGATGGATGGAAGAATCGGTGCTATCAGAAAGGGTTTGGAAGAAAATAATTTCATCAACACCGGCATCATGAGCTACAGTGCAAAATATGCATCATGCTTCTATGGACCTTTCCGTGATGCACTCGATAGTGCACCCGGCTTTGGTGATAAGAAAACATACCAGATGGATTATTCCAATAGAATTGAAGCCATCAAAGAAACGTTGATGGATGTAGAAGAAGGTGCAGACATTGTAATGGTAAAACCTGCATTAAGTTATTTAGATATCATTCGTGAGGTGAAGAACGCTGTGGATGTTCCGGTGAGTGCATATAACATCAGCGGTGAATATGCCATGATCAAAGCAGCAGCAGAAAAAGGCTGGATCAATGAAGACAAAGCGATCATGGAAGTATTGACTTCGATCAAACGTGCAGGTGCTGATTTGATCGCTACCTATTTTGCGAAAGATTTTATTAGAATTACTGGCCAGTAA
- the hemL gene encoding glutamate-1-semialdehyde 2,1-aminomutase, which produces MYEKSKELFERAQKSIPGGVNSPVRAFKSVGGTPLFMQKAKGAYMYDADGNQYIDYIASWGPMILGHAHEPIVKAIQEKALDSTSFGAPTELEIEMAELILSMVPNVDMIRMVSSGTEACMSAVRLARGFTGRNKIIKFEGHYHGHADSFLVKAGSGVATFNIQIVPGVTAGVAKDTLTAAYNDLDAVKKLAEDHKGEIAAIIVEPVAGNMGCILPQAGFHEGLRKLCDEEGIVFIFDEVMTGFRLAPGGAQERLGIKADLVTYGKVIGGGMPVGAFGGKKEIMQHIAPLGNVYQAGTLSGNPIAMIAGFTLLTELKNNPSIYKELEEKTIYLRDGLNEVLKAWRQPYIINQLGSMISVHFSEHAVTDFATAASANNELFKKYFHAMLKRGVYLPPSAFESWFLNNALTYEDLDKTIAATKESLQEL; this is translated from the coding sequence ATGTACGAAAAAAGCAAAGAACTATTCGAACGGGCACAGAAAAGTATTCCTGGTGGAGTGAATTCCCCGGTACGTGCATTTAAAAGTGTAGGCGGCACGCCGCTCTTCATGCAAAAAGCAAAAGGTGCTTACATGTATGATGCAGATGGCAATCAATACATCGATTACATTGCTTCGTGGGGACCAATGATTCTTGGTCATGCACATGAACCAATTGTAAAAGCTATCCAGGAAAAAGCACTTGATTCAACTTCATTCGGTGCACCAACTGAATTGGAAATTGAAATGGCCGAACTCATTTTGAGTATGGTGCCGAATGTGGATATGATCCGCATGGTAAGTAGCGGCACAGAAGCTTGTATGAGTGCTGTTCGTTTGGCAAGAGGTTTTACAGGAAGAAATAAGATCATCAAGTTTGAAGGACATTATCACGGTCATGCAGATTCATTTTTAGTGAAAGCAGGAAGTGGCGTTGCGACGTTTAACATTCAAATAGTGCCTGGTGTAACAGCGGGTGTAGCAAAAGATACATTAACTGCTGCTTACAATGATCTCGATGCAGTAAAGAAATTAGCAGAAGACCATAAAGGAGAAATTGCAGCCATCATCGTTGAACCTGTTGCAGGCAACATGGGTTGCATTTTACCACAAGCTGGTTTTCATGAAGGTTTGCGCAAGTTGTGTGATGAAGAAGGAATCGTTTTCATTTTTGATGAAGTGATGACCGGCTTCCGTTTAGCACCCGGTGGTGCACAGGAACGTCTCGGCATTAAAGCAGACTTGGTTACTTATGGAAAAGTAATTGGTGGCGGCATGCCTGTTGGTGCATTTGGCGGCAAAAAAGAAATTATGCAGCACATTGCTCCGTTGGGAAATGTGTACCAGGCAGGAACATTAAGTGGTAATCCTATTGCGATGATCGCAGGCTTTACATTGCTGACTGAGTTAAAGAACAACCCTTCCATCTATAAAGAGCTTGAAGAAAAAACCATTTACTTACGTGATGGCTTGAACGAAGTATTGAAAGCTTGGAGGCAACCATATATCATCAATCAGCTTGGTTCAATGATCAGCGTGCATTTCAGTGAACATGCAGTTACAGATTTTGCAACAGCAGCATCTGCAAATAACGAGTTATTCAAAAAGTATTTTCATGCAATGTTGAAGCGTGGAGTTTATTTACCTCCTTCTGCATTTGAAAGCTGGTTCCTCAACAACGCTTTGACGTATGAAGATCTCGATAAGACTATTGCTGCAACAAAAGAAAGTTTACAGGAGCTATAA
- a CDS encoding PepSY-associated TM helix domain-containing protein translates to MAKITTQKTRWQRIRKLFNDIHLWLGLSSALIVIAVCFSGTVYVFNTELTEKAAPHLYKVQPVTGKERIPVDSLLEKVKQETGGTIASVTIPAELNRTYQFNVKKKEDSTARGGTTYMVNPYTGAIVGNSKEKNGTKEFMGTMFSLHRWLLLDKVKKPIIDGLENRKLGSMITGWATIIFTLGCITGLIIWFPQKVKHWRQGLKIKWNAGWKRVNHDLHNSLAFYSLIFLLLMGLTGPQWSFEWYRKGLQKTLGTYKPVEAGKGGERKEGQAKSERKEGEGKKEVAADTTALATVQLSIADYVKEADKLLAYNGNYVITLPADADAKTMITKTKLGFFAPAAGDRITMDPKNGKVVKLDIFKKKPFNERVAGSIKAIHVGNVYGTFTKILYFLACLIATSLPITGTMIWLNKMKKKTKNKKEEPVVALTGDEKVA, encoded by the coding sequence ATGGCCAAAATAACCACACAAAAAACCAGGTGGCAAAGAATAAGAAAGTTGTTTAATGACATACATCTCTGGTTGGGACTCAGCAGTGCATTAATTGTAATTGCTGTTTGTTTTAGCGGAACAGTATATGTTTTTAATACGGAGCTTACTGAAAAAGCTGCGCCGCATTTATACAAAGTGCAACCTGTTACAGGTAAAGAACGTATTCCTGTTGATTCGCTATTAGAAAAAGTAAAACAGGAAACAGGCGGCACTATTGCAAGTGTGACGATTCCTGCAGAGTTAAACCGAACTTATCAATTCAATGTAAAGAAGAAGGAAGACAGCACAGCGAGAGGTGGCACAACCTATATGGTGAATCCATACACAGGCGCTATCGTTGGCAACTCCAAAGAAAAGAATGGTACCAAAGAATTTATGGGAACGATGTTCAGTTTACATCGTTGGTTGTTATTGGATAAAGTGAAGAAACCTATCATCGATGGTTTGGAAAACAGGAAGCTGGGAAGTATGATCACAGGTTGGGCAACGATCATTTTTACTCTGGGATGTATTACAGGTTTGATCATCTGGTTTCCACAAAAAGTAAAACATTGGCGACAAGGATTAAAAATAAAATGGAATGCCGGATGGAAACGTGTGAATCATGACTTGCATAACAGTCTTGCATTTTATTCATTGATCTTTTTATTGTTGATGGGATTGACCGGTCCGCAATGGTCGTTTGAATGGTATAGAAAAGGATTACAGAAAACACTGGGCACATACAAACCAGTTGAAGCAGGAAAAGGAGGAGAGCGTAAAGAAGGACAAGCAAAAAGCGAACGCAAAGAAGGCGAAGGAAAGAAAGAAGTTGCAGCAGATACAACAGCGTTAGCTACTGTCCAGTTATCAATTGCTGATTATGTAAAAGAAGCGGATAAATTATTAGCGTATAATGGAAATTATGTGATCACATTACCTGCCGATGCAGATGCAAAAACAATGATCACAAAAACAAAGCTGGGCTTCTTTGCTCCTGCTGCGGGCGACAGAATTACCATGGATCCAAAGAATGGGAAAGTGGTGAAGCTGGATATTTTTAAGAAGAAACCTTTTAATGAACGAGTGGCTGGTTCTATCAAGGCCATTCACGTTGGAAATGTATATGGTACGTTTACGAAGATTCTTTATTTCCTTGCTTGCCTGATCGCAACGAGTTTGCCGATCACAGGTACAATGATCTGGCTGAACAAGATGAAGAAGAAAACGAAAAACAAAAAAGAAGAACCTGTTGTTGCATTAACAGGTGATGAAAAAGTAGCATAA